The Candidatus Palauibacter scopulicola genome includes a region encoding these proteins:
- a CDS encoding DPP IV N-terminal domain-containing protein, producing the protein MKRRSIRRPSPAALAVLALALAVLAPAALPPAAAAQSRPYQPESVSASEYARAEQFLPWHAEKLTSGVTVNPRWVDANRFWYRNQVFGGHEFIMIDAAARTRRPVFDHDRLAAALSEASDASHEATDLPFEEFEFNASGGIRFWTDTHERWDCDIGAYRCTGPDSVARATHEIDSPDGALAVFSRDENLWVRDTGSDEERQLSTDGEPHWGYGVAPEGCCQEISNRRREFKPPPVAEWSPDGRRIVTHRYDERDVEDLHLLEAATGRPILHSYRYALPGDSIVPTWQLHIFDAETGAQVRADYDPVVGYFGGADTTWHAAQWTPDGARVHFSHHSRDFRNQTLVEVDAATGASRKVIVESGDTWVELNQLRTPYNWRVLDNGSEFIWFSEREGWGHLYLHDLASGEMKNRITQGSWLVVQMLAVDEAARQVYFTGVGRESGRDPYRHHLYRASLDGGGVTLLSPEDAHHAVSASPDGRYFVDTYSTRSTAPVTVLRDNAGRSVMTVEQGDISPLLEAGWEPPVRFSAKARDGVTDVYGYLWLPPNMEEGAVYPVIDYVYPGPQIGPIRTPGFTSGPRGQGHALAQLGFITFAVDAMGTPYRSKAFHESYYGDMRDNGIPDHVSALKALALRYPIDIERVGIFGHSGGGFSSTDAILTFPDFFKVAVSGAGNHDQRGYHFPWGEKYHGLLERNPDGTDSFDSQANQNIASNLKGKLLLHYGSLDDNVHPNMTLLVADALIEANKTFDMLVFPNRNHGYAREPYLIRRTWDYFIEHLMGAQPPVDYRIVQP; encoded by the coding sequence GTGAAACGCCGCTCGATTCGTCGCCCGTCGCCCGCCGCGCTGGCCGTCCTCGCGCTCGCCCTCGCCGTCCTCGCGCCTGCCGCGCTCCCGCCGGCCGCCGCCGCCCAGTCCCGGCCCTACCAGCCGGAATCCGTGAGCGCGAGCGAGTACGCGCGCGCCGAGCAGTTCCTGCCCTGGCACGCGGAGAAGCTCACGTCGGGCGTCACGGTGAACCCCCGCTGGGTCGACGCGAACCGGTTCTGGTATCGCAACCAGGTCTTCGGCGGCCACGAGTTCATCATGATCGACGCCGCGGCCCGCACCCGCCGGCCCGTCTTCGACCACGACCGGCTCGCCGCCGCCCTCTCCGAGGCTTCCGACGCGAGCCACGAGGCGACGGATCTTCCCTTCGAGGAGTTCGAGTTCAACGCGTCCGGCGGGATCCGCTTCTGGACGGACACCCACGAGCGCTGGGACTGCGACATCGGCGCCTACCGCTGCACCGGTCCGGACTCGGTCGCGCGGGCGACGCATGAAATCGATTCGCCCGATGGCGCGCTCGCCGTCTTCTCGCGCGACGAGAATCTGTGGGTCCGCGACACCGGTTCCGACGAGGAGCGCCAACTCTCGACGGACGGCGAGCCGCACTGGGGCTACGGCGTCGCGCCGGAGGGCTGCTGCCAGGAGATCTCGAACCGCCGCCGCGAGTTCAAGCCTCCCCCGGTCGCCGAGTGGTCCCCCGACGGCCGCCGGATCGTGACCCACCGCTACGACGAGCGCGACGTCGAGGACCTTCACCTGCTCGAGGCCGCCACCGGGCGCCCGATCCTCCACAGCTACCGCTACGCGCTCCCCGGCGATTCCATCGTCCCCACCTGGCAACTCCACATCTTTGACGCGGAGACCGGCGCCCAGGTGCGGGCCGACTACGACCCCGTGGTCGGCTACTTCGGCGGCGCGGACACGACCTGGCACGCCGCCCAGTGGACCCCGGACGGCGCCCGCGTCCATTTCTCGCACCATTCGCGCGACTTCAGGAACCAGACGCTCGTCGAGGTCGACGCGGCGACGGGCGCGTCCCGCAAGGTCATCGTCGAGAGCGGCGACACCTGGGTGGAGCTGAACCAGCTCCGCACCCCCTACAACTGGCGCGTGCTCGACAACGGGAGCGAGTTCATCTGGTTCTCCGAGCGCGAGGGCTGGGGCCACCTCTACCTGCACGACCTCGCCTCCGGCGAGATGAAGAACCGGATCACGCAGGGGTCCTGGCTCGTCGTCCAGATGCTCGCCGTCGATGAGGCGGCGCGGCAGGTCTACTTCACCGGCGTGGGCCGCGAGTCCGGGCGCGATCCGTACCGGCACCACCTCTATCGGGCGTCGCTCGACGGCGGCGGGGTCACGCTCCTCTCGCCGGAGGACGCGCACCACGCGGTCTCCGCCTCCCCCGACGGCCGCTACTTCGTGGACACGTACTCCACCCGCTCGACCGCCCCGGTCACGGTCCTCAGGGACAACGCCGGACGATCCGTGATGACGGTCGAGCAGGGCGATATCTCCCCGCTCCTCGAGGCCGGATGGGAGCCCCCGGTGCGCTTCTCCGCCAAGGCGCGCGACGGGGTGACCGATGTGTACGGCTATCTCTGGCTCCCCCCGAACATGGAGGAGGGGGCCGTCTATCCCGTCATCGACTACGTCTACCCCGGCCCCCAGATCGGCCCCATCCGCACGCCCGGCTTCACCTCCGGGCCGCGGGGTCAGGGCCACGCGCTCGCCCAGCTCGGGTTCATCACCTTCGCGGTCGACGCCATGGGCACGCCGTACCGCTCGAAGGCGTTCCACGAGAGCTACTACGGCGACATGCGGGACAACGGGATCCCGGATCACGTCTCGGCGCTCAAGGCGCTCGCCCTCCGCTATCCCATCGACATCGAGCGGGTGGGGATCTTCGGCCACTCCGGCGGCGGCTTCTCCTCGACCGACGCCATCCTGACCTTCCCGGACTTCTTCAAGGTCGCGGTGTCGGGGGCGGGGAACCACGACCAGCGGGGCTATCACTTCCCGTGGGGGGAGAAATACCACGGGCTGCTCGAACGGAACCCGGACGGGACGGACAGTTTCGACTCGCAGGCGAACCAGAACATCGCCTCGAACCTCAAGGGGAAGCTGCTGCTCCATTACGGGTCGCTGGACGACAACGTGCACCCGAACATGACGCTGCTCGTGGCCGACGCCCTCATCGAGGCGAACAAGACGTTCGACATGCTCGTGTTCCCGAACCGGAACCACGGTTACGCGCGCGAGCCGTACCTCATCCGGCGCACCTGGGACTACTTCATCGAACACCTCATGGGCGCCCAGCCGCCGGTCGACTACCGGATCGTCCAGCCGTAG
- a CDS encoding Gfo/Idh/MocA family oxidoreductase: protein MRRRLSYGMVGGGPGAFIGDVHRMAAELDGLARVAAGAFSSDAERSAAKGAEIGLDPERVYGGYAEMAEAEAARAGEDRLDFVIVVTPNHLHFDVARTFLDAGFHVVCDKPLTTELGDAEALCRLVAGGDRVFALTHNYGGYPMIKDARHLVRGGTLGEIRRVQLEYFQGWLATPLEETGHPQAVWRTDPARAGVAGALGDIGTHAHHLARYVTGLEVEALCGELTTFVPGRRLEDDASLLLRWSGGVRGTLTVSQVAAGEENGLAIRVFGSEGSIAWRHDDAETLWHRTPDGQARARRRGHGWISPEAARASRVPPGHPEGFIEGFGNLYRNVISTIGALDEGRTPDAADLDFPTVWDGARGVHFLERAVESGRRGAWVDARYEPPGGPGKPGESGEPGEPTR from the coding sequence ATGAGGCGACGGCTCAGCTACGGGATGGTGGGGGGCGGACCCGGCGCCTTCATCGGAGACGTACACCGGATGGCCGCGGAACTCGACGGTCTCGCGCGGGTCGCGGCCGGCGCCTTCTCGTCGGACGCGGAGCGGTCGGCGGCCAAGGGGGCCGAGATCGGACTGGACCCGGAGCGCGTGTACGGCGGCTACGCGGAGATGGCGGAGGCCGAGGCGGCGCGCGCCGGAGAGGACCGGCTGGACTTCGTCATCGTGGTCACGCCGAACCATCTCCACTTCGACGTGGCGCGGACCTTTCTCGACGCGGGCTTCCACGTGGTGTGCGACAAGCCGTTGACGACCGAGTTGGGGGACGCGGAGGCCCTGTGCCGGCTCGTGGCGGGCGGGGACCGCGTCTTCGCCCTCACGCACAACTACGGCGGCTATCCGATGATCAAGGATGCGCGCCACCTGGTGCGCGGCGGAACGCTGGGGGAGATCCGCCGCGTTCAACTCGAATACTTCCAGGGGTGGCTGGCGACGCCGCTGGAGGAGACGGGGCACCCGCAGGCGGTGTGGCGCACGGATCCGGCGCGGGCGGGCGTGGCGGGCGCGCTCGGGGACATCGGGACGCACGCGCACCACCTGGCCCGCTACGTGACCGGGCTGGAGGTCGAGGCGCTGTGCGGCGAGCTCACGACGTTCGTGCCGGGGCGGCGCCTGGAGGACGACGCGAGCCTGCTCCTGCGCTGGAGCGGTGGGGTGCGGGGAACGCTCACGGTGTCGCAGGTGGCGGCGGGCGAGGAGAACGGGCTCGCGATCCGCGTGTTCGGGAGCGAGGGCTCGATCGCCTGGCGGCACGACGACGCGGAGACGCTGTGGCACCGGACGCCGGACGGGCAGGCGCGGGCGCGGCGCCGGGGACACGGCTGGATCTCGCCCGAGGCCGCCCGGGCGTCGCGGGTCCCGCCGGGGCATCCCGAGGGGTTCATCGAGGGGTTCGGGAACCTGTACCGGAACGTGATCTCGACCATCGGAGCGCTCGATGAGGGGCGGACGCCGGACGCTGCGGACCTCGACTTCCCCACCGTGTGGGACGGGGCCCGCGGGGTTCACTTCCTCGAACGGGCGGTGGAGAGCGGACGCCGCGGCGCGTGGGTGGACGCGCGCTACGAACCGCCGGGAGGGCCGGGGAAGCCCGGGGAGTCGGGAGAGCCGGGGGAGCCGACGCGATGA
- a CDS encoding MFS transporter, producing the protein MDTTSSSVRPQRLFLASCVSLIATSVTFAVVSAVMLTLKGEFTLTNSDIGWIAGAGIWGFAVSQLVFAPFCDTLGMRFLLRLAFACHLVGAAVLITAGGFWQAFAGALTLALGNGLVEAACNPLVAALYPEQKTVKLNQFHVWFPGGIVIGSVLAFGLDWAGLTAWQLKIGLILIPTLIYGHLMWREEFPPTEGVRAGVGMGAMFKATFMTPLMILMLFCMAITASTELGPNRWVPAVLEAGGIPGILVLAWINGLMAILRYRAGFAVERLSPTGVLSASAAISVVGLLWLSYAETTVMAFASATVFAVGVCYFWPTMLGFVSERVPRSGALGLGMMGATGMAVVGLWTTPWMGRIADEVGHERLPAVETQALFADAAAAFAGADESTAPDLAAAGEAAGEALAGVGPDGALPESVTANALRAIINSGGDEALAERANAILGPADNYGGRVSFRYILPFTGALILIFGFLHARDRRAGGYRAVRIGTESGDG; encoded by the coding sequence GTGGATACGACCTCGTCCTCCGTCCGCCCGCAGCGGCTCTTCCTGGCCAGTTGCGTGTCGCTCATCGCGACCTCCGTCACCTTCGCGGTGGTCAGCGCGGTGATGCTCACGCTGAAGGGCGAATTCACGCTCACGAACTCCGACATCGGCTGGATCGCGGGCGCCGGGATCTGGGGCTTCGCCGTGTCGCAACTGGTGTTCGCGCCGTTCTGCGACACGCTGGGGATGCGGTTCCTTCTGCGGCTCGCCTTCGCGTGTCACCTGGTGGGGGCGGCCGTGCTCATCACGGCCGGCGGCTTCTGGCAGGCGTTCGCCGGGGCGCTGACGCTGGCGCTGGGGAACGGGCTCGTCGAGGCCGCCTGCAACCCGTTGGTGGCGGCGCTCTATCCGGAACAAAAGACGGTCAAGCTGAACCAGTTCCACGTCTGGTTCCCGGGCGGGATCGTGATCGGCTCCGTGCTCGCCTTCGGCCTGGACTGGGCAGGGCTCACCGCGTGGCAGTTGAAGATCGGCCTCATCCTCATCCCCACCCTCATCTACGGCCACCTGATGTGGCGGGAGGAGTTCCCGCCGACCGAAGGCGTGCGCGCCGGCGTCGGCATGGGGGCGATGTTCAAGGCCACGTTCATGACGCCGTTGATGATCCTGATGCTCTTCTGCATGGCGATCACGGCCTCGACGGAGCTGGGGCCGAACCGCTGGGTGCCGGCGGTGCTGGAGGCGGGCGGGATTCCGGGGATCCTCGTGCTGGCCTGGATCAACGGCTTGATGGCGATCCTGCGGTACCGGGCCGGGTTCGCGGTGGAGCGGCTCTCGCCGACCGGCGTGCTGTCGGCGAGCGCGGCGATCTCCGTCGTGGGGCTGCTGTGGCTGAGCTACGCGGAGACGACCGTGATGGCGTTCGCCTCGGCCACCGTGTTCGCGGTCGGCGTGTGCTACTTCTGGCCGACGATGCTCGGCTTCGTGTCGGAGCGCGTGCCGCGTTCCGGCGCGCTGGGGCTGGGGATGATGGGGGCGACGGGCATGGCGGTCGTCGGGCTGTGGACGACGCCGTGGATGGGAAGGATCGCCGACGAAGTGGGGCACGAGCGGCTCCCGGCGGTCGAGACGCAGGCGCTCTTCGCCGATGCGGCGGCGGCCTTCGCCGGGGCCGACGAGAGCACCGCCCCGGATCTGGCGGCGGCGGGCGAAGCGGCGGGCGAGGCGCTCGCCGGGGTGGGGCCGGACGGCGCGCTGCCGGAGTCGGTCACGGCGAACGCGCTGCGGGCGATCATCAACTCCGGGGGGGATGAGGCGCTGGCGGAGCGGGCCAACGCCATCCTCGGGCCGGCGGACAACTACGGGGGACGGGTCTCGTTCCGGTACATCCTTCCGTTCACGGGGGCGCTCATTCTCATCTTCGGCTTCCTCCATGCGCGCGACCGTCGGGCCGGCGGGTACCGGGCGGTTCGGATCGGGACGGAGTCGGGCGACGGATGA